From Sediminibacterium sp. TEGAF015, a single genomic window includes:
- a CDS encoding Zn-dependent hydrolase: MRRRQFIQNASLTALGIIAFGGIKAVTRSAAAANALRVNGKRIESRIFELAKFGMDANGHGTRVAFTQADIEGRAWFTALMQRAGLNPTIDTAGNIIGKRKGKNNALKPIAFGSHIDMVPDGGNYDGTLGSIGALEVIEILNEQNLVTEHPLELIIFSNEEGGTIGSKAMVGDISKEGLQQRSQSGLTMGEGIRAIGGNPDNIQSCIRKKGDIHAWLELHIEQGGILEKEKIQIGVVEGIVGIVHWEVMVEGFANHAGATQMNMRQDALLAASKLVIAVNEVITSVKGTQVGTVGKIAVQPGAYNVIPGKVQMGLEIRDLSAEKIEMLFKEIEKRADLIAKATKTKILFERQANESKPALTDKKLQQTIHATAKSLGFSTKFMQSGAGHDTQHVGMIAPAAMIFIPSVGGISHSPKEFSTAIDMENGANVLLQTILAIDKANQ; this comes from the coding sequence ATGCGAAGAAGACAATTCATTCAAAACGCCTCTTTAACGGCTTTAGGCATTATCGCTTTTGGCGGGATTAAAGCTGTAACTAGATCCGCTGCCGCTGCCAATGCACTACGAGTAAACGGGAAGCGCATTGAAAGCCGCATTTTTGAATTGGCCAAATTTGGAATGGATGCCAATGGCCATGGTACCCGCGTGGCATTTACCCAGGCAGATATAGAGGGCCGTGCATGGTTTACAGCGCTCATGCAAAGAGCCGGTTTAAATCCTACCATAGATACCGCAGGAAATATTATTGGCAAACGCAAAGGCAAAAACAATGCTTTGAAACCCATTGCTTTTGGTTCTCATATTGATATGGTGCCAGACGGGGGTAATTACGACGGCACATTGGGTTCTATTGGTGCATTGGAAGTCATAGAGATCTTGAATGAGCAAAATTTAGTGACCGAGCATCCCCTGGAGCTGATCATTTTTAGCAATGAAGAGGGCGGCACCATTGGCAGTAAAGCTATGGTAGGAGATATTAGTAAAGAAGGCTTACAGCAAAGAAGCCAAAGTGGTTTAACCATGGGGGAAGGTATACGGGCTATTGGTGGAAACCCCGATAATATTCAATCTTGCATCCGTAAAAAAGGAGATATCCATGCCTGGCTGGAATTGCATATTGAACAGGGTGGTATTTTAGAAAAAGAAAAGATACAGATTGGTGTAGTAGAAGGAATTGTAGGGATTGTGCATTGGGAAGTAATGGTTGAGGGATTTGCGAATCATGCAGGTGCTACACAAATGAATATGCGTCAGGATGCTTTATTGGCTGCTTCTAAATTGGTGATTGCGGTAAATGAAGTTATCACCAGCGTAAAAGGAACACAAGTGGGAACAGTAGGTAAAATAGCGGTGCAGCCAGGTGCGTACAATGTGATTCCAGGGAAAGTTCAAATGGGATTAGAAATACGCGATTTGTCGGCCGAAAAAATTGAAATGCTATTCAAAGAAATTGAAAAGCGGGCTGATCTAATTGCCAAAGCCACTAAAACCAAAATTCTTTTTGAAAGACAGGCGAATGAATCCAAACCAGCTTTAACGGACAAGAAATTACAGCAAACCATTCATGCCACTGCTAAGTCCTTAGGATTTAGTACCAAGTTCATGCAAAGTGGGGCAGGGCACGATACGCAACATGTAGGTATGATTGCCCCTGCTGCAATGATATTTATTCCTAGTGTTGGGGGGATTAGTCATTCTCCCAAAGAATTTTCTACAGCAATCGATATGGAGAATGGAGCGAATGTATTATTGCAGACCATACTGGCTATTGATAAAGCGAATCAATAA
- a CDS encoding serine hydrolase domain-containing protein, with protein sequence MKNTIIVCCLLLLTATGLGQTLQDTLARLDNAMRMYMPSNPGCQLSIQRNGQIIYSKAFGLADLERNVPMTLTSKTEAGSVSKQFTAAAILLLEQQSKLSQKDDIRKYLPELKNYGAVITIEQLMHHTSGLRDWGAVAAVAGWERTTKAYTNEDVLEIVAAQNSLNNIPGAEFIYSNSNYNLMAIIVQRASGMSLAAFTKKYLFIPAGMVNTEWRDNRNRIVKNRAIAYQLTPSGYEILMPNEDAYGNGGLLTTTEDLLKWNDYYLSGKFGTPSLLAKQKEVLPFNNGKLNDYGAGLFIQQFRGQPYIQHSGATAGYRANLEYFPDKDLSIAFLSNTSQFDTARGRLANMLRDIFIGEISASANNSTAPTEKVQLPTLNRYTGWYKNDRDGMAAQISVRNNELYIDNALLKPNSDTKFTTASARWIEFMQPNSFVNIMPERDTIRYTKVAAPEVTNAYLQKFVGNYFSSETNATVTVFLKEGKLVIKLKPNTEYTLQPTYQDGFNIVGLGGNLYFQKEGKGKSYAMKISISRARNIVYNPTKI encoded by the coding sequence ATGAAAAATACAATTATCGTTTGTTGTTTGCTACTGCTTACAGCAACAGGTCTGGGACAAACCTTACAAGATACCCTGGCACGACTAGATAATGCGATGCGCATGTATATGCCATCCAATCCTGGGTGTCAGTTGTCCATTCAAAGAAATGGTCAAATCATTTACTCCAAAGCCTTTGGTTTGGCGGATCTGGAAAGAAATGTTCCCATGACCCTAACATCCAAAACGGAAGCTGGTTCTGTATCCAAGCAATTTACGGCCGCTGCCATTCTTTTACTAGAACAGCAGAGTAAACTTTCACAAAAGGATGATATCAGAAAGTATTTACCCGAACTCAAAAATTATGGAGCTGTAATTACAATTGAGCAATTGATGCATCATACCAGCGGTTTAAGAGACTGGGGGGCAGTAGCTGCAGTAGCGGGTTGGGAAAGAACAACAAAAGCCTATACCAATGAAGATGTTTTGGAAATAGTAGCTGCACAAAATAGCCTCAACAATATCCCTGGGGCAGAATTTATTTATAGTAATTCTAACTATAATCTCATGGCGATTATAGTGCAAAGAGCCAGTGGGATGAGTTTGGCAGCGTTTACCAAAAAATATCTTTTTATTCCTGCGGGAATGGTGAATACAGAGTGGAGGGATAATCGCAATCGCATTGTGAAAAATAGAGCTATTGCCTATCAATTAACTCCATCAGGATATGAGATTTTAATGCCTAATGAAGATGCATATGGTAATGGGGGATTGTTAACCACAACGGAAGATTTATTAAAGTGGAATGATTATTATTTGTCAGGTAAATTTGGGACGCCTTCTTTGTTGGCCAAACAAAAAGAAGTATTGCCGTTCAATAATGGAAAGTTGAATGATTATGGTGCTGGATTGTTTATACAACAATTCCGTGGACAGCCCTACATTCAACACAGTGGTGCTACAGCTGGATACAGAGCCAACTTAGAATATTTTCCGGACAAAGATTTGTCCATCGCTTTCTTAAGCAACACCTCCCAATTTGATACCGCAAGAGGTAGACTAGCTAATATGCTAAGAGATATTTTTATTGGAGAAATCAGTGCTTCAGCAAATAATTCAACAGCACCAACTGAAAAAGTGCAATTGCCTACTTTGAATAGGTATACAGGCTGGTACAAAAACGATAGAGATGGAATGGCTGCACAAATAAGCGTCAGAAATAATGAGCTGTATATAGACAATGCATTATTGAAGCCAAACTCAGATACAAAATTTACAACAGCTAGTGCAAGATGGATTGAGTTTATGCAACCCAATTCATTTGTCAATATCATGCCAGAAAGAGATACAATTCGCTATACCAAAGTGGCAGCGCCAGAGGTAACCAATGCTTATTTACAAAAATTTGTTGGCAACTATTTTTCATCTGAAACCAATGCTACCGTTACAGTTTTTTTGAAAGAAGGAAAATTGGTAATCAAACTAAAACCGAATACAGAATATACATTGCAACCAACGTATCAAGATGGGTTTAATATAGTAGGCTTGGGAGGGAATCTTTATTTTCAAAAAGAAGGGAAGGGTAAATCCTATGCAATGAAAATCAGTATTTCGAGGGCTAGGAATATTGTATACAACCCAACCAAAATA
- a CDS encoding sterol desaturase family protein has product MSILNTILHLDQNYLIIGLLAIFFTLEQVSGTPFSFKNRGKHLFQNILYQVVLTALNVFFVSIQVYCIEWLNTHEIGLLYLVEIPFIAKLLIGVMLYDFTTYWIHRASHTVPFLWRLHRVHHSDTTMDSSTVLRFHPLELILVYQTGNILAAGIFGLDVNAMVLYYFVIYIFLFLEHSNLHYPTWLNNTFGLIFVMPDHHRVHHQQEQFYTDSNYADIFILWDRIFGTFKWMPVEKMKYGLVEFEGEEKQSFLYLMKSTFLHIERVESPNLNTETNKNSPPCEEDNSFKTPL; this is encoded by the coding sequence ATGAGTATACTTAATACCATCCTACACCTCGACCAAAACTACCTCATCATTGGTCTCTTAGCCATTTTCTTTACACTGGAACAAGTTTCCGGAACTCCTTTTTCTTTTAAAAACAGAGGAAAACATTTATTCCAAAATATCCTGTATCAGGTAGTATTAACAGCCTTGAATGTGTTTTTTGTTTCCATTCAAGTGTACTGTATAGAATGGCTAAATACCCATGAAATTGGTTTGCTCTATCTAGTAGAAATCCCATTCATCGCAAAGCTGTTGATTGGTGTTATGCTTTACGACTTTACTACTTATTGGATCCATAGGGCTTCGCATACCGTTCCCTTTTTATGGAGATTACACAGAGTACATCATAGCGATACAACCATGGATTCCTCCACGGTACTTCGATTTCATCCATTAGAGCTGATTCTTGTTTACCAAACAGGTAATATACTCGCAGCAGGCATTTTTGGTCTAGATGTAAATGCGATGGTCTTGTACTATTTCGTTATTTATATCTTTTTATTTCTTGAGCATTCCAACCTGCATTATCCTACATGGCTGAATAATACTTTTGGACTCATTTTTGTAATGCCCGATCATCATCGGGTACATCATCAGCAAGAACAGTTCTATACAGACTCTAATTATGCTGATATATTCATTCTTTGGGACAGAATTTTTGGTACTTTTAAATGGATGCCCGTAGAAAAAATGAAATACGGGTTGGTTGAGTTTGAGGGAGAAGAGAAGCAATCTTTTCTCTATTTAATGAAAAGTACTTTTTTACACATTGAACGAGTAGAATCCCCAAACCTGAATACAGAGACAAATAAAAATAGCCCCCCATGCGAAGAAGACAATTCATTCAAAACGCCTCTTTAA
- a CDS encoding SRPBCC domain-containing protein produces the protein MQKLLFTTAIQATAQKVYETMLGLQDISTYQGWTSVFNPTSTYEGSWDKGSKIYFVGVDENGKRGGMVSEIKEHKPAQFVSILHYGFIDGDKEVTTGEQVEKWAGGHENYSFHEVGGVTTVTVDIDVIEEYLDYFNNHYPRALEKLKEIAEKH, from the coding sequence ATGCAAAAACTCTTGTTTACAACAGCTATACAGGCAACCGCCCAAAAAGTCTATGAAACCATGTTAGGTTTACAAGACATTAGTACCTATCAAGGATGGACTTCTGTATTTAATCCAACTTCTACTTATGAAGGAAGTTGGGATAAAGGAAGCAAAATCTATTTTGTGGGGGTAGATGAAAATGGAAAAAGAGGGGGCATGGTTTCTGAAATAAAGGAGCACAAGCCAGCACAATTTGTATCCATTTTGCACTATGGATTTATAGATGGAGACAAGGAAGTAACAACTGGCGAGCAAGTTGAAAAGTGGGCAGGGGGTCATGAAAATTATTCATTTCATGAAGTGGGGGGAGTTACAACAGTAACTGTTGACATTGATGTCATAGAAGAATACTTGGATTATTTTAATAATCACTATCCGAGAGCCCTAGAAAAATTAAAGGAAATCGCAGAAAAACACTAA
- a CDS encoding VOC family protein: protein MNSISPNIFVKDINASIDFYKQLGFSVIASVPEQGDLVWAMMTCGNVTFMFQTFESLGEDLPMVSRHNGGSLLLYIQTTEIRKFFDAIKDKVKVVKGIEKTFYGATEFSIEDNNGYVLTFAEDEE from the coding sequence ATGAACTCAATATCGCCCAATATTTTTGTTAAGGATATCAATGCCTCTATTGACTTTTACAAGCAGTTAGGATTTTCTGTTATTGCCTCAGTTCCAGAGCAAGGTGATTTGGTTTGGGCAATGATGACCTGCGGAAATGTAACTTTTATGTTTCAGACCTTTGAAAGTTTGGGAGAAGATTTACCCATGGTTTCAAGACATAATGGAGGCTCATTGCTATTGTATATTCAGACCACCGAAATCCGCAAATTCTTTGATGCTATAAAAGACAAAGTAAAAGTGGTAAAAGGCATTGAAAAAACATTTTACGGTGCAACGGAATTTTCTATAGAAGATAATAACGGTTACGTATTAACTTTTGCAGAAGATGAAGAATAA
- a CDS encoding VOC family protein, whose translation MAQINPYIHFNGNAEEAFEFYKSVFGGEFAMVMRFKDMAFEGSIAKESEANKIMHIALPIGKSDILMGSDTPEALGVHNLNETRSKISISAESKEEADKLFHGLSSGGKVEMPIGDSPWGSYFGMFRDKFGIEWMVDFDPRYNG comes from the coding sequence ATGGCACAGATTAATCCCTATATCCATTTTAATGGAAATGCTGAAGAAGCATTTGAATTTTATAAATCCGTTTTTGGTGGCGAGTTTGCCATGGTCATGCGATTCAAGGATATGGCATTTGAAGGGAGCATTGCCAAGGAATCTGAGGCCAATAAAATCATGCATATTGCTTTGCCAATTGGTAAATCTGATATTTTAATGGGAAGTGATACCCCGGAAGCACTGGGTGTTCACAATCTGAATGAAACTAGAAGTAAAATTTCTATTAGTGCTGAATCGAAAGAAGAAGCAGACAAACTTTTTCATGGACTTTCCAGTGGTGGAAAGGTTGAAATGCCTATTGGTGATAGTCCATGGGGCTCTTATTTTGGAATGTTCCGTGACAAATTTGGCATTGAGTGGATGGTTGATTTTGACCCCCGATACAATGGATAA
- a CDS encoding proline iminopeptidase-family hydrolase: MKKLLLPCFLLTFLFSCKYDKPKEGENYLEVKGGKIWYKIIGTGRKTPIVMLHGGPGFPSYYLTPLFELANDRQVIVYDQLSSGRSSNSEDTSLMNLTSQLAHLKSLLNHLHVKEFYLYGHSYGSMLAVSHYLKNEHKPKALILESPFLDARTWIKDSYKRVYEMDSLDRNPILQFIAGNYSDTANFAKSLNKYYSLFYNRKMNRYLDSSIARSGKLLGLQMNGNNEFLVGGNLRDINLIGELKNIKVPVLFTTGEFDIALPTTVQQFQRLTPNAKFVVIEHAGHSVMNDNTEADLKAIRQFIDSLEAKGNK; encoded by the coding sequence ATGAAAAAATTACTTCTGCCCTGCTTTTTATTAACTTTTCTCTTTTCCTGTAAGTATGACAAGCCCAAAGAAGGAGAAAATTACTTGGAAGTGAAGGGAGGAAAAATATGGTATAAGATAATCGGTACCGGTAGAAAGACTCCTATTGTAATGCTACATGGAGGGCCAGGTTTTCCTAGTTATTATTTAACGCCCCTTTTTGAATTGGCCAATGATCGTCAAGTTATAGTTTACGATCAATTAAGTTCTGGTCGTTCTTCTAATTCGGAAGATACCAGTTTGATGAATCTTACATCGCAGCTAGCTCATTTGAAATCGCTCTTAAACCACTTACATGTAAAAGAATTTTATCTATATGGTCATTCTTATGGATCCATGTTAGCAGTTAGTCATTATTTAAAAAATGAACATAAACCTAAGGCTTTGATTTTGGAAAGTCCTTTTTTGGATGCAAGAACCTGGATAAAAGATAGCTATAAGCGGGTGTATGAAATGGATTCATTAGATCGTAATCCCATTTTGCAATTCATTGCGGGCAATTATTCAGACACAGCCAATTTTGCAAAGTCTCTAAATAAGTATTACAGCTTATTTTATAATCGCAAAATGAATCGATACCTTGATTCTTCCATAGCTCGCAGTGGTAAATTACTGGGATTACAAATGAACGGCAATAATGAATTTTTAGTAGGAGGGAATCTGCGAGATATTAATTTGATTGGAGAATTAAAGAATATTAAAGTACCTGTTTTGTTTACGACAGGGGAATTTGATATTGCCCTGCCTACGACAGTTCAGCAGTTTCAACGCCTTACACCTAATGCTAAATTTGTTGTGATTGAGCATGCAGGTCATTCGGTTATGAATGATAATACGGAAGCTGATTTAAAGGCAATCAGACAGTTTATTGATTCATTAGAGGCAAAGGGTAATAAATAG
- a CDS encoding S41 family peptidase: MKTIFSSFLLLLSLVLTAQPSPYLSDLTSLKSFVEKTASFKDQIKGEKKADFNALYARLASDTISNPESFTYFYNLSQLIFPLRDNHIGFYRIPNYEPFRTKERIDSFVATKEFQDYPTTSLDLDSLRVILSNKPIESVEGIYHYDTFYTVGLFKNNDQEYIGVILDSKLNFWKSGNIAIHLYETAQHTYKAIYGHPYFKHFILQPIEKYQNQTLVNSYFYGSFSQSVYAKKLEKEDYSNLPKDGTKFAFKNIDEKIQYVLIRSFQTNPKIAQASQFFYDSIKNQLVAPNLIVDLRNNEGGADKEMTKFLKLLKGYLKIGKLYLLVNNATLSQAELFTLELKQQKNVFILGQQTKGMLAYGSNYGKYLRLPSAKFEFYQTDMNNGSTALQYEDSGISPDYFLTNRKDWIEQTIDFIGKR, translated from the coding sequence ATGAAAACAATTTTTTCATCCTTTCTTTTATTACTCTCATTAGTTTTAACAGCCCAACCTAGCCCATATCTTTCAGACTTAACATCCTTAAAGTCATTTGTTGAAAAAACAGCCTCATTTAAGGATCAAATAAAGGGTGAGAAAAAGGCTGATTTCAATGCATTGTATGCTCGACTAGCATCTGATACCATAAGTAATCCTGAAAGCTTTACTTATTTCTACAACCTATCTCAACTCATTTTCCCTCTTCGCGACAACCATATAGGATTCTATCGCATTCCCAATTATGAACCATTCAGGACAAAAGAGCGCATAGATAGCTTTGTTGCTACTAAAGAATTTCAAGATTATCCTACTACATCCTTAGACCTAGATTCATTAAGAGTAATTCTTTCCAATAAGCCGATTGAATCCGTTGAAGGCATTTATCACTATGATACTTTTTACACTGTAGGACTTTTCAAAAATAATGACCAGGAATATATTGGAGTAATTCTCGATTCAAAACTAAACTTTTGGAAAAGCGGGAATATTGCTATTCATCTTTATGAAACTGCTCAACATACTTATAAAGCAATCTACGGACATCCTTATTTTAAGCATTTTATACTACAGCCCATAGAGAAATACCAAAACCAAACACTGGTGAATTCTTATTTCTATGGTTCTTTTTCTCAATCGGTGTATGCTAAAAAATTAGAAAAAGAGGATTATAGTAATCTGCCAAAAGATGGTACAAAATTCGCTTTCAAAAATATAGATGAAAAAATTCAATACGTTTTGATTCGCTCATTTCAGACCAATCCTAAAATAGCGCAAGCATCACAATTTTTTTACGACTCTATTAAAAATCAATTGGTAGCGCCTAATCTAATTGTAGACTTAAGAAATAATGAGGGAGGTGCAGATAAGGAGATGACAAAGTTCCTTAAACTTTTAAAAGGGTATCTGAAAATCGGGAAATTATATTTGCTTGTTAATAATGCTACATTGAGCCAAGCAGAACTGTTTACTTTGGAGCTAAAGCAACAAAAAAATGTTTTCATTCTTGGCCAACAAACCAAAGGAATGTTGGCCTATGGCAGCAATTATGGAAAATACCTAAGACTGCCAAGCGCTAAATTTGAGTTTTATCAAACCGATATGAATAATGGCTCCACCGCTTTGCAATATGAAGATTCTGGTATTAGTCCCGATTATTTCTTAACCAATAGGAAAGATTGGATAGAACAAACCATAGACTTTATAGGCAAAAGGTAA
- a CDS encoding SRPBCC domain-containing protein: MTQDNITVQATISADKNKVWEYYTKPEHITKWNFADSSWHCPSATNEMHVGGHYVARMEANDGSFGFDFAAVYTEVNPGSDFTYEFGGRYSTVTFRETGDGTKVIVTFDPETQNPIELQRNGWQAILNNFKTYTETN, from the coding sequence ATGACTCAAGATAATATAACAGTACAAGCCACCATTTCGGCAGATAAAAATAAAGTTTGGGAATACTATACTAAGCCCGAACATATTACGAAGTGGAATTTCGCAGATTCTAGTTGGCATTGCCCGTCTGCAACAAACGAAATGCATGTAGGGGGTCATTATGTAGCTAGAATGGAAGCAAATGATGGGAGCTTTGGCTTTGATTTTGCTGCCGTATATACAGAAGTTAATCCCGGTTCAGATTTTACCTATGAGTTTGGAGGTAGATATTCAACTGTTACATTTCGGGAAACGGGTGATGGTACAAAAGTGATTGTAACATTTGATCCGGAAACGCAAAATCCAATCGAATTGCAACGCAATGGATGGCAGGCTATATTGAATAATTTTAAGACATACACTGAGACAAACTGA
- a CDS encoding alpha/beta hydrolase family protein, translated as MRILYFCILLCLTSSAFSQKNASISFEKWVSLKNVSAPIISPDGNTMVYTLTSTDWSSNSYDAEIWMSREGASPIQLTRTGKSSSTAAQFSPNGRYVSFLADRGDKNQLYVIDLNGGEALQVTKEEEGIGAYKWSPDGAQIAFSKTEADSKRDKAIKEKFGAFGVEGEEYKHAHLWVVNFHPDSAKMPVSKRLTEGNFTVSGFDWSPDGKSIVFNRQRDPLINSGISADIVSINLSDKKITPLVANPASDFFIRWNPEGTAFVYTSSVNDSITQFYKNNRLFVYDIATQKSREIATDVDENKNVVEWNSNGIYLIALEKTKQKLYVVDSKTGKTQPVSIPLDIVGTVSFSKQSDKIAVLGRNHDGLNEVYIGRMNTELKKLSNSSAQIANWNTPVNEVIQWKSKDNTTIEGVLLKPSNFDPKKKYPLLVVIHGGPTGIDFPDPAPGTVYPIMHWVEKGALVLRVNYRGSAGYGEKFRSLNVRNLGVGDMWDVVSGVEYLNSKGFIDTSRMGSMGWSQGGYISAFLTTNTNMFKAISVGAGISNWVTYYVSTDITPFTRQYLEATPWSNMEIYRKTSPMTNINKASTPTLIQHGEFDKRVPISNAYELYRGLQDRGIPSKLIVYKGFGHGINKPKERLAAIWHNWQWFNKYIFGEEEAMPVD; from the coding sequence ATGCGAATCCTATATTTCTGCATTCTTCTATGCCTTACTAGCTCTGCCTTTTCTCAAAAAAATGCATCTATCTCATTTGAGAAATGGGTCAGTTTAAAAAATGTAAGTGCACCCATTATTTCCCCTGACGGGAATACAATGGTCTATACGCTTACTTCAACCGATTGGTCTAGTAACAGCTATGATGCTGAAATTTGGATGAGCCGTGAGGGCGCATCGCCAATTCAATTAACACGTACAGGGAAGTCTAGCAGCACAGCAGCGCAATTTTCACCCAATGGTCGCTACGTTTCCTTTTTAGCCGACAGAGGCGATAAAAATCAGTTGTATGTAATTGATTTGAATGGAGGCGAAGCCCTGCAGGTTACCAAAGAAGAGGAAGGCATTGGGGCGTATAAGTGGAGTCCGGATGGTGCGCAAATTGCCTTTTCAAAAACAGAGGCAGATAGCAAAAGAGACAAAGCAATTAAAGAAAAATTTGGTGCGTTTGGGGTAGAAGGCGAAGAATACAAGCATGCTCATTTGTGGGTTGTCAACTTTCATCCAGATAGTGCTAAAATGCCTGTATCTAAGCGTTTGACAGAAGGCAATTTTACAGTCAGCGGATTTGACTGGAGTCCTGATGGTAAAAGTATTGTGTTTAATCGCCAAAGGGATCCATTAATCAATTCAGGTATCAGTGCGGATATTGTATCTATTAATCTTTCCGATAAAAAAATCACACCACTGGTAGCTAATCCAGCATCCGACTTCTTTATTCGCTGGAATCCTGAAGGAACAGCTTTTGTATATACGAGTTCGGTGAACGATTCTATTACTCAGTTTTACAAGAACAATCGACTCTTTGTGTACGATATAGCTACGCAGAAAAGCAGAGAGATTGCTACAGATGTAGATGAAAATAAAAATGTTGTGGAGTGGAATAGTAATGGTATTTATCTTATTGCATTGGAAAAGACAAAGCAAAAACTGTATGTAGTAGATAGCAAAACCGGCAAAACGCAGCCTGTGTCAATTCCATTAGATATTGTTGGGACTGTATCATTTAGTAAGCAATCTGATAAAATTGCTGTATTGGGTCGAAATCACGATGGGTTGAACGAAGTATATATAGGGCGCATGAATACGGAGCTGAAAAAACTGAGTAACAGTTCTGCTCAAATCGCTAACTGGAATACCCCTGTGAATGAAGTGATTCAGTGGAAAAGCAAAGACAATACCACTATTGAAGGGGTTTTACTAAAGCCTAGCAATTTTGATCCAAAGAAAAAGTATCCGCTATTGGTAGTGATACATGGTGGACCTACTGGAATTGATTTTCCAGATCCAGCTCCGGGTACTGTTTATCCCATTATGCATTGGGTAGAGAAAGGAGCGCTAGTCTTACGAGTGAACTATCGCGGTAGTGCTGGCTACGGTGAAAAATTCAGATCACTCAATGTGCGCAATTTGGGAGTAGGCGATATGTGGGATGTGGTTAGTGGAGTGGAATACTTGAATAGCAAGGGTTTCATTGACACATCTAGAATGGGTAGCATGGGTTGGAGCCAGGGTGGATATATCTCAGCTTTTCTAACTACGAATACAAATATGTTTAAAGCCATTTCGGTAGGGGCTGGCATTTCTAATTGGGTAACCTATTATGTGAGTACAGATATTACACCCTTTACACGCCAATACTTAGAAGCTACTCCCTGGAGTAATATGGAAATCTATCGCAAGACTTCACCCATGACCAATATTAATAAAGCGAGTACACCTACTTTGATTCAGCATGGAGAATTCGATAAAAGGGTTCCTATTTCTAATGCCTATGAATTGTACCGTGGCTTACAGGATCGGGGAATTCCTTCTAAGCTGATTGTATATAAAGGGTTTGGTCATGGCATCAATAAACCCAAAGAGCGCTTGGCAGCCATTTGGCATAATTGGCAATGGTTTAATAAGTACATTTTTGGGGAAGAGGAAGCTATGCCAGTGGATTAA